The proteins below are encoded in one region of Sulfolobales archaeon:
- a CDS encoding DUF1634 domain-containing protein, translating to MKQKPLEMFVNLILRSSVILSLILIVIGLIALFIRGSAAEPVGDSSGLRFRGLNIDRAFEKITSGDPLGILWIAIASLIGGVIASIAVSAYRAYRLGDKVLAIVSIILIIIVMLSAAIGILFRSPH from the coding sequence ATGAAGCAAAAACCCCTTGAGATGTTTGTGAACCTAATATTGAGATCCTCAGTTATACTCTCATTAATATTGATAGTAATAGGCCTTATAGCGCTCTTCATACGAGGATCAGCAGCAGAACCGGTAGGGGATAGTAGTGGGCTTAGATTTAGAGGTTTAAATATAGATAGAGCCTTCGAAAAAATAACATCTGGAGATCCTCTGGGGATATTATGGATAGCTATTGCATCGCTAATAGGGGGTGTGATAGCCTCCATAGCTGTGTCGGCATATAGAGCATATAGATTAGGGGATAAAGTCCTAGCAATTGTATCAATAATTTTAATTATAATAGTAATGCTCTCAGCAGCTATAGGCATCCTCTTTAGATCGCCGCACTAA
- a CDS encoding sulfite exporter TauE/SafE family protein codes for MIFATGFLGGLIGALTGLGGSAIASPILVNYLGVPLRVAIGSGIIATIANSSTSGASYLAKGLANLRVGYSLAIATMLGSIIGVTINLYVPTKTLYIIFGVVLMIAPLPGLFSRGSGGEFVKKYNAQDPISARLGLRGTYYDERKRATIEYYGSNYILSFLSMLGAGIISGMLGIGAGAFKVLSMDYILGLPFKVSTATSSFMIGLTATSGGIQYMVLGYTDPLLVALLAPGVILGSYVSSNILNKLTSRALRIIFTAVVWFLGINMISRGI; via the coding sequence GTGATCTTCGCAACAGGGTTCTTAGGAGGATTAATAGGAGCCCTAACAGGTCTTGGAGGGAGTGCGATTGCATCACCTATATTGGTTAACTATCTAGGAGTCCCTCTAAGGGTTGCTATAGGCTCAGGTATCATAGCAACGATAGCTAATAGCAGTACTAGTGGGGCTAGCTACCTAGCTAAAGGCCTAGCTAACCTAAGAGTCGGCTATTCCCTAGCTATAGCAACAATGCTGGGATCTATTATAGGTGTAACCATAAATCTATATGTTCCAACAAAAACCCTCTACATAATATTCGGGGTAGTATTGATGATAGCCCCCCTACCAGGCCTCTTCTCCAGAGGATCTGGTGGTGAGTTTGTGAAAAAATATAACGCCCAAGACCCAATATCAGCTAGGCTTGGACTTAGAGGAACATATTATGATGAGAGGAAAAGGGCTACAATAGAATACTACGGATCTAATTATATACTCTCATTCCTCTCAATGCTTGGCGCAGGAATAATATCGGGTATGCTTGGTATAGGAGCTGGGGCTTTCAAGGTCCTCTCAATGGACTATATATTGGGCCTGCCATTCAAGGTCTCAACCGCTACAAGCTCCTTCATGATAGGCCTTACAGCCACCTCAGGCGGGATACAATATATGGTGTTAGGATATACAGATCCCCTATTAGTAGCCCTTCTAGCTCCAGGGGTTATATTGGGATCATATGTATCGTCAAATATACTTAACAAGCTTACAAGCAGAGCCCTCAGGATCATATTTACAGCGGTTGTTTGGTTCCTAGGTATAAATATGATTAGCAGGGGGATCTAG
- a CDS encoding DUF763 domain-containing protein → MEGIADLPLHSGAVPEWLYRYMERLGRAILRVLIEEFGASEVVRRFSDPLWFQAFNNVIGMDWDSSGSTTVVLRVLKNVSWSEDLGFLVMGGKGAESRKIPEESPVAAKRLGLGEEWGREIQRISYIGAKVDGVLLQDGHSIYIHGIIVSSDGSWTIIQQGMNIDRGYARRYHISSVSFKSLPLDPHEGVASNDILKPLNLMDRDSMETIKAIEDLVSQGASKIIRDIALVDACIRGRRTLIGDPCKGVKREFSIGYYKPVRIDRSLINTINRIQLEGARKIIDLLGIRGLGPETMRALTLVADLIYGYTPSNKDVVSHPIDPFKYSYAHGGKDGVPYRVRRDLIERTIITLEEAVERAKLGDREKIESLKRISRFSSLVLGYKP, encoded by the coding sequence GTGGAAGGTATAGCTGATCTACCATTACACAGTGGTGCTGTTCCAGAGTGGCTATATAGATATATGGAGAGGCTTGGGAGAGCAATACTGAGGGTTTTGATCGAGGAATTCGGGGCTTCTGAGGTTGTAAGAAGATTCTCAGATCCTCTTTGGTTCCAGGCTTTTAATAATGTGATTGGAATGGATTGGGATAGCAGTGGATCTACAACTGTTGTGCTAAGGGTTTTGAAGAATGTGAGTTGGAGCGAGGATCTTGGTTTTCTTGTTATGGGCGGTAAAGGGGCGGAGTCGAGAAAGATCCCGGAGGAGAGTCCTGTCGCGGCGAAGAGATTAGGGTTGGGAGAGGAGTGGGGTAGAGAGATCCAGAGGATAAGCTATATAGGGGCTAAGGTGGATGGGGTTCTTCTACAGGATGGGCATAGCATCTATATCCATGGCATAATAGTCTCCTCAGATGGCTCTTGGACTATTATCCAGCAGGGGATGAATATCGATAGGGGCTATGCTAGGAGATACCATATATCTAGTGTATCATTTAAAAGCCTACCTCTAGATCCTCATGAGGGGGTTGCATCAAACGACATTCTAAAGCCTCTGAATCTCATGGATAGGGATTCCATGGAGACTATAAAGGCTATAGAGGATCTTGTATCCCAAGGGGCGTCAAAGATAATAAGGGATATAGCCCTTGTTGATGCATGTATAAGAGGTAGAAGGACTCTAATCGGAGACCCTTGTAAGGGTGTTAAAAGGGAGTTTTCCATAGGATATTATAAACCGGTGAGGATCGATAGATCTCTTATAAATACAATAAACAGGATCCAGTTGGAAGGGGCTAGAAAGATCATAGATCTCCTGGGGATTAGAGGTCTTGGACCAGAGACTATGAGAGCTCTAACACTAGTTGCAGACCTCATATATGGTTACACACCCTCTAATAAAGATGTGGTGAGCCACCCAATAGATCCTTTTAAATACTCATACGCCCACGGAGGAAAAGACGGTGTTCCATATAGAGTTAGAAGAGATCTTATTGAGAGAACAATAATAACCTTAGAAGAGGCTGTTGAAAGGGCTAAGCTAGGTGATAGGGAGAAGATAGAGAGTTTAAAGAGGATCTCCAGATTCTCATCTCTAGTCCTTGGCTATAAACCTTAA
- the metG gene encoding methionine--tRNA ligase produces MGKWVVTAAWPYINSVPHLGTILHLLGADIMARFLRMLGEDVISVSGSDEHGTPIEVEARKKNIDPRRLTDEAHSYIVKLLRRWRIELDNYSRTESEVHKQFVKEFMLRLESKGYIFTQKMVLPYCERDKIFLPDRFVEGKCPRCGYPNARGDQCENCGSLLDPLDLISPRCAICGSRPVLRETIHWFFDLKKLEEPIRKWLEGNRGLWDNVRNYSLNWIKEGLKPRSITRDNEWGIEAPFKGAERKTIYVWFEALLGYLSASKEVLERRGRSFEEFWYDRNTKTIYFIGKDNIPFHAVILPAMLIASDDRYPLPAVISSTEYLLYEGEKFSKSRRIGLWADEALYILEDPDYWRFSLVRMRPEERDTNFSWKEFIRIVNSELNDDIGNFIYRVLSFIDRYFESKVPEPGDFDDIDRETIDGVKANYNGYIDKMLETRIKQASEHILEIARIGNQYINRRAPWDEIKRDYRRAGTTMYVAINIVAVLALTLYPITPGAAQKIWAMIGFEEPIERARYSRDNIFVVNSGRSIGRLEAPFKKLPQDFLSRIDEIVENARKRAQEDRPSYLRF; encoded by the coding sequence CTGGGTAAGTGGGTGGTCACAGCCGCATGGCCATATATAAATAGCGTTCCCCATCTAGGCACGATATTACATCTACTCGGGGCAGATATAATGGCTAGGTTTCTAAGGATGTTAGGAGAGGATGTAATCTCTGTCTCGGGATCTGATGAACATGGCACACCCATAGAGGTTGAGGCTAGGAAGAAGAATATAGATCCGAGGAGGTTGACCGATGAAGCGCATAGCTATATAGTTAAGCTTTTAAGGAGGTGGAGAATAGAGCTTGACAATTATTCGAGAACAGAATCGGAGGTACACAAGCAATTTGTGAAGGAATTCATGTTGAGGCTTGAGAGTAAGGGCTATATATTTACGCAGAAGATGGTTCTTCCATATTGTGAGAGGGATAAGATCTTCCTCCCCGATAGATTCGTTGAAGGTAAATGCCCTAGATGCGGCTATCCCAATGCGAGGGGTGATCAGTGTGAGAACTGCGGATCTCTTTTAGACCCCCTAGATCTTATATCACCTAGGTGCGCGATCTGTGGCTCGAGGCCTGTCCTCAGAGAGACGATACATTGGTTTTTCGATCTTAAGAAGCTTGAAGAGCCTATTAGAAAATGGCTTGAGGGGAATAGAGGTCTCTGGGATAATGTTAGGAACTACTCGTTGAATTGGATCAAAGAAGGCCTTAAGCCAAGATCGATAACTAGGGATAATGAGTGGGGTATAGAAGCCCCTTTCAAAGGGGCTGAGAGGAAGACTATATATGTTTGGTTCGAAGCCCTTCTAGGCTATCTATCAGCATCTAAGGAGGTGCTTGAAAGAAGAGGGAGATCCTTTGAGGAGTTCTGGTATGATAGAAATACCAAGACCATATATTTCATTGGAAAAGACAACATACCATTCCATGCCGTGATTTTACCTGCGATGTTAATAGCTTCAGATGATAGATATCCATTGCCAGCTGTGATCTCATCGACGGAATATCTGCTCTATGAGGGTGAGAAGTTCAGCAAAAGCAGGAGGATAGGGCTTTGGGCTGATGAGGCTCTATATATATTAGAAGATCCTGATTACTGGAGATTCTCTCTAGTAAGGATGAGACCGGAGGAGAGGGATACCAATTTCAGCTGGAAGGAGTTTATAAGGATAGTTAACTCCGAGTTGAACGATGATATAGGGAACTTCATATATAGGGTTCTGAGCTTCATAGATAGATACTTCGAATCTAAAGTTCCAGAGCCAGGTGATTTCGATGATATAGATAGAGAGACGATCGATGGTGTTAAGGCTAATTACAATGGTTATATAGATAAGATGCTAGAGACAAGGATTAAACAGGCATCGGAGCATATATTAGAGATCGCGAGGATAGGTAATCAATATATAAATAGGAGAGCACCATGGGATGAGATTAAAAGGGATTATAGGAGAGCAGGAACAACTATGTATGTTGCAATAAATATCGTTGCTGTCCTAGCCCTCACCCTATATCCCATAACCCCTGGAGCTGCCCAGAAGATCTGGGCTATGATAGGCTTTGAAGAACCGATCGAGAGAGCTAGATATAGTAGGGATAATATATTTGTTGTCAACAGCGGCAGATCTATTGGGAGGCTTGAGGCTCCATTCAAGAAGCTGCCCCAGGACTTTCTATCTAGGATCGATGAGATAGTGGAGAATGCGAGAAAAAGGGCGCAGGAGGATAGGCCTTCATATCTTAGATTTTGA